From the Kogia breviceps isolate mKogBre1 chromosome 3, mKogBre1 haplotype 1, whole genome shotgun sequence genome, one window contains:
- the RABGGTA gene encoding geranylgeranyl transferase type-2 subunit alpha yields the protein MHGRLKVKTSEEQAEAKRLEREQKLKLYQSATETVFQKRQAGELDESVLELTSQILGANPDFATLWNCRREVLQRLEVQKSPEELAALVKAELGFLESCLRVNPKSYGTWHHRCWLLGRLPEPNWARELELCARFLEVDERNFHCWDYRRFVAAQAAVPPAEELAFTDSLITRNFSNYSSWHYRSCLLPQLHPQPDSGPQGRLPEDVLLKELELVQNAFFTDPNDQSAWFYHRWLLGRADPQDALHCLHVSRDEACLTVSFSRPLLVGSRTETLLLMVDESPLTVAWRTPDGRNRPSHVWLCDLPATSLNDQLPQHTFRVIWTAGDAQKECVLLKGRREGWCRDSATDEQLFRCELSVEKSTVLQSELECCKELQELEPENKWCLLTIILLMRALDPLQYEKETLQYFKTLKAVDPMRAAYLDDLRSKFLLENSVLKMEYAEVRVLHLGHKDLTVLCHLEQLLLITHLDLSHNRLRALPPALAALRCLEVLQANDNTIESLDGVTNLPRLQELFLCNNRLQQPAVLQPLASCPRLVLLNLQGNPLCQAVGVSEHLAELLPSVRSSLT from the exons ATG CACGGGCGCCTGAAGGTGAAAACATCGGAAGAGCAAGCGGAAGCCAAAAGGCTAGAGCGGGAACAGAAGCTGAAGCTATACCAGTCAGCCACCGAGACTGTCTTCCAGAAG CGCCAGGCTGGagagctggatgaatcagtgCTGGAACTGACAAGCCAGATTCTGGGAGCCAACCCTGACTTTGCCACCCTCTGGAATTGTCGCCGAGAGGTGCTCCAGCGGCTGGAGGTCCAAAA GTCCCCTGAGGAGTTGGCCGCTCTAGTGAAGGCAGAACTGGGCTTCCTGGAGAGCTGTCTGAGGGTGAACCCCAAGTCTTACGGTACCTGGCACCACCGCTGCTGGCTGCTGGGCCGCCTGCCAGAGCCCAACTGGGCCCGGGAGCTGGAGTTGTGTGCCCGCTTCCTCGAGGTTGATGAGCGGAACT TTCACTGCTGGGACTACCGGCGGTTTGTGGCTGCACAGGCAGctgtgccccctgcagaggaGCTAGCCTTCACTGACAGCCTCATCACCCGAAACTTCTCCAACTATTCCTCCTGGCATTACCGCTCCTGCCTCTTGCCCCAGCTGCATCCCCAGCCAGATTCTGGACCCCAGGGGCGCCTCCCTGAGGATGTGCTGCTCAAAG AGCTGGAGCTGGTGCAGAACGCCTTCTTCACTGACCCCAATGATCAGAGCGCCTGGTTCTACCATCGTTGGCTCCTGGGACGAG CGGATCCTCAGGATGCCCTGCACTGCCTGCACGTGAGCCGGGATGAGGCCTGTCTGACTGTCTCCTTCTCTCGGCCCCTCCTA GTGGGCTCCAGGACGGAGACCTTGCTGCTCATGGTGGACGAGTCACCCCTGACCGTGGCGTGGAGGACCCCAGATGGCAGGAACCGGCCTAGCCACGTCTGG ctctgtgacctgcCCGCCACCTCTCTCAACGACCAGTTGCCCCAACATACATTTCGTGTCATTTGGACAGCAGGCGATGCCCAGAAGGAGTGTGTGCTCTTAAAAG GCCGCCGAGAGGGCTGGTGCCGGGACTCCGCCACGGATGAACAGCTCTTCAG GTGTGAGCTGTCGGTGGAGAAGTCCACGGTGCTACAGTCCGAGCTTGAATGCTGTAAGGAGCTGCAGGAGCTGGAGCCTGAGAATAAAT ggTGCCTGCTCACCATCATCTTGCTGATGCGGGCGCTGGACCCCCTGCAGTATGAAAAGGAGACGCTGCAGTACTTCAAGACCCTCAAG GCCGTGGACCCTATGCGGGCAGCATACCTGGACGACCTGCGAAGCAAGTTCCTGCTGGAGAACAGTGTGCTCAAGATGGAGTACGCGGAGGTGCGCGTGCTGCACCTTGGTCACAAG GATCTGACGGTGCTCTGCCATCTGGAGCAGCTGCTGTTGATCACTCACCTTGACCTGTCGCACAATCGTCTCCgagccctgccccctgccctggcTGCCCTGCGCTGCCTCGAG GTGCTGCAGGCCAATGACAACACTATCGAGTCCCTGGACGGTGTCACTAACCTGCCCCGGCTGCAGGAGCTCTTTCTGTGCAACAACC GCCTCCAGCAGCCTGCAGTGCTGCAGCCTCTTGCCTCCTGCCCCAGGCTGGTCCTCCTCAACCTGCAGGGCAACCCCCTGTGCCAAGCAGTGGGTGTCTCGGAGCATCTGGCCGAGCTGCTGCCTTCAGTTCGCAGCAGCCTCACCTAA